The following coding sequences lie in one Ostrea edulis chromosome 8, xbOstEdul1.1, whole genome shotgun sequence genomic window:
- the LOC125662564 gene encoding collectin-12-like isoform X2: protein MGHSLEWLYILICLPMPVTCEYNHVLFSQYNSNEGLNSSQTLLYPGSLSVHQCAVLCTEHPCCLGYLYNWDNHQCILELRMSQRGDNLSPMVFLPNDDRQQRFRRGCAPSWIEYQGNCYYQGETRVSWTDAKVECEKRCSHLVEIGDKEKSDWLAATFLSKTWTGGNDVDVEGQYRWSYSNVTITFTAWYRNEPSVGYPARAKERDCIDLLRNGKWNDRSCSYLNPFICEMSYGQ, encoded by the exons ATGGGCCATTCGTTGGAGTGGTTGTATATTCTGATTTGTCTTCCTATGCCTGTGACTTGTGAGTACAATCACGTACTCTTTTCCCAGTATAACAGTAATGAAGGACTGAATTCATCACAAACACTCCTTTACCCGGGAAGTCTCAGCGTTCATCAGTGTGCAGTATTGTGTACAGAGCATCCGTGTTGTCTTGGGTATCTTTACAATTGGGACAACCATCAATGCATTCTAGAACTGAGAATGTCACAAAGAGGAGACAACTTGAGTCCGATGGTATTCCTTCCAAATGACGACAGACAACAGCGTTTTCGAAGAG GATGTGCACCAAGTTGGATAGAGTACCAGGGTAATTGCTATTATCAAGGTGAAACGAGAGTCAGTTGGACAGACGCCAAG GTGGAGTGTGAGAAGAGATGTTCTCATCTTGTGGAGATTGGCGATAAAGAAAAATCAGATTGGCTTGCTGCCACATTTCTTTCCAAAA CTTGGACTGGAGGAAATGATGTCGATGTTGAAGGTCAATATCGATGGAGCTACTCCAATGTGACCATAACGTTCACAGCCTGGTACAGAAATGAACCGAGTGTAGGTTATCCAGCGAGGGCAAAGGAGAGAGACTGTATTGACCTACTTAGAAATGGCAAATGGAATGATCGATCTTGTTCTTACCTTAATCCATTTATTTGTGAAATGTCCTATGGACAGTAG
- the LOC125662564 gene encoding collectin-12-like isoform X1: MGHSLEWLYILICLPMPVTCEYNHVLFSQYNSNEGLNSSQTLLYPGSLSVHQCAVLCTEHPCCLGYLYNWDNHQCILELRMSQRGDNLSPMVFLPNDDRQQRFRRGCAPSWIEYQGNCYYQGETRVSWTDAKVECEKRCSHLVEIGDKEKSDWLAATFLSKSTCPTNIFINCTAWTGGNDVDVEGQYRWSYSNVTITFTAWYRNEPSVGYPARAKERDCIDLLRNGKWNDRSCSYLNPFICEMSYGQ; the protein is encoded by the exons ATGGGCCATTCGTTGGAGTGGTTGTATATTCTGATTTGTCTTCCTATGCCTGTGACTTGTGAGTACAATCACGTACTCTTTTCCCAGTATAACAGTAATGAAGGACTGAATTCATCACAAACACTCCTTTACCCGGGAAGTCTCAGCGTTCATCAGTGTGCAGTATTGTGTACAGAGCATCCGTGTTGTCTTGGGTATCTTTACAATTGGGACAACCATCAATGCATTCTAGAACTGAGAATGTCACAAAGAGGAGACAACTTGAGTCCGATGGTATTCCTTCCAAATGACGACAGACAACAGCGTTTTCGAAGAG GATGTGCACCAAGTTGGATAGAGTACCAGGGTAATTGCTATTATCAAGGTGAAACGAGAGTCAGTTGGACAGACGCCAAG GTGGAGTGTGAGAAGAGATGTTCTCATCTTGTGGAGATTGGCGATAAAGAAAAATCAGATTGGCTTGCTGCCACATTTCTTTCCAAAA gCACTTGTCctacaaatatttttatcaactGTACAGCTTGGACTGGAGGAAATGATGTCGATGTTGAAGGTCAATATCGATGGAGCTACTCCAATGTGACCATAACGTTCACAGCCTGGTACAGAAATGAACCGAGTGTAGGTTATCCAGCGAGGGCAAAGGAGAGAGACTGTATTGACCTACTTAGAAATGGCAAATGGAATGATCGATCTTGTTCTTACCTTAATCCATTTATTTGTGAAATGTCCTATGGACAGTAG
- the LOC125662564 gene encoding uncharacterized protein LOC125662564 isoform X4, whose amino-acid sequence MGHSLEWLYILICLPMPVTCEYNHVLFSQYNSNEGLNSSQTLLYPGSLSVHQCAVLCTEHPCCLGYLYNWDNHQCILELRMSQRGDNLSPMVFLPNDDRQQRFRRGCAPSWIEYQGNCYYQGETRVSWTDAKNMLS is encoded by the exons ATGGGCCATTCGTTGGAGTGGTTGTATATTCTGATTTGTCTTCCTATGCCTGTGACTTGTGAGTACAATCACGTACTCTTTTCCCAGTATAACAGTAATGAAGGACTGAATTCATCACAAACACTCCTTTACCCGGGAAGTCTCAGCGTTCATCAGTGTGCAGTATTGTGTACAGAGCATCCGTGTTGTCTTGGGTATCTTTACAATTGGGACAACCATCAATGCATTCTAGAACTGAGAATGTCACAAAGAGGAGACAACTTGAGTCCGATGGTATTCCTTCCAAATGACGACAGACAACAGCGTTTTCGAAGAG GATGTGCACCAAGTTGGATAGAGTACCAGGGTAATTGCTATTATCAAGGTGAAACGAGAGTCAGTTGGACAGACGCCAAG AACATGCTGTCGTGA
- the LOC125662564 gene encoding hepatic lectin-like isoform X3: MKSTGCAPSWIEYQGNCYYQGETRVSWTDAKVECEKRCSHLVEIGDKEKSDWLAATFLSKSTCPTNIFINCTAWTGGNDVDVEGQYRWSYSNVTITFTAWYRNEPSVGYPARAKERDCIDLLRNGKWNDRSCSYLNPFICEMSYGQ, encoded by the exons ATGAAATCTACAGGATGTGCACCAAGTTGGATAGAGTACCAGGGTAATTGCTATTATCAAGGTGAAACGAGAGTCAGTTGGACAGACGCCAAG GTGGAGTGTGAGAAGAGATGTTCTCATCTTGTGGAGATTGGCGATAAAGAAAAATCAGATTGGCTTGCTGCCACATTTCTTTCCAAAA gCACTTGTCctacaaatatttttatcaactGTACAGCTTGGACTGGAGGAAATGATGTCGATGTTGAAGGTCAATATCGATGGAGCTACTCCAATGTGACCATAACGTTCACAGCCTGGTACAGAAATGAACCGAGTGTAGGTTATCCAGCGAGGGCAAAGGAGAGAGACTGTATTGACCTACTTAGAAATGGCAAATGGAATGATCGATCTTGTTCTTACCTTAATCCATTTATTTGTGAAATGTCCTATGGACAGTAG